The genomic window TCGCTTCTTCGCCCTCGACACGCAGACCTACCAGGCCGGCGCGCTGGACGTGAAGACCAAGGAACTGCTGGGCCTGGTGGCCTCGATGGTGCTGCGCTGCGATGACTGCATCAGCTACCACGTGGCCCAGTGCAAGGACGCCGGCGTAACCCGTGAAGAGTTCTTCGAGACCTTCTCGGTCGGCCTGGTGGTCGGCGGCTCGATCGTGATCCCGCACCTGCGCCGCGCGGTCGATTTCCTCGACCAGCTTGAAGGCGGCGCCGCCGCCCCGGCAGCGCACGAGCATTGAGGCAGCGCCGGGCCACGCCCGGCGGGTACCTGAACGAAAAGCCGCCGGGCATGGCCCGGCGCTACCTTGCGCGCAGAGGCCCTTACCGCGATCCAACAGCGCAGGAGCCCCCTTGTTGTTCAAGGGGGCGCGCCGACAGGCGCGGGGATAAGGTGGGATGCGCGGGCAATTCTGCCTGAGCCGGGCACTGGGACCATGGTCTATTTGGGACCTCGGCCCCGGCTCAGGCATAATTGCTGGTGAAACTTCCTTTGCGCCGGCGTTTCCGGGCACGTCCGGACGGCGTTTTTCCCCCTGTTCGGAACATCGATCAATGACGCAGAAAATTACGGTCATCCGCGGCGACGGCATTGGCCCGGAAATCATGGACGCCACCCTGTTCGTGCTCGACCAGCTCAAGACTGGCCTGGAGTACGAAGACGCCGACGCCGGCCTGGTGGCCCTGGAGAAGCACGGCGACCTGATGCCGGCAGTCACCCTGGAATCGATCGCGCGCAACAAGGTCGCGCTGAAGAGCCCGCTGACCACTCCGGTCGGTGGTGGCTTCACCTCGATCAACGTCAGCCTGCGCCGCCACTTCGACCTGTACGCCAACGTGCGTCCGGCCCACACCTTCCCGAACACCAAGTCGCGTTTCAACAACGTCGACCTGATCACCGTTCGTGAGAACACCGAAGGTGCCTACCTGGCCGAAGGCCAGGAAGTGTCGGCCGACGGCGAGACCGCGTTCTCAGGCACCCGCATCACCCGCAAGGGCTCCGAGC from Stenotrophomonas sp. 704A1 includes these protein-coding regions:
- a CDS encoding carboxymuconolactone decarboxylase family protein, which produces MSAADDGSKDRIAEFTDFRKRMNERILGEPNQVVRRFFALDTQTYQAGALDVKTKELLGLVASMVLRCDDCISYHVAQCKDAGVTREEFFETFSVGLVVGGSIVIPHLRRAVDFLDQLEGGAAAPAAHEH